The Chelatococcus sp. HY11 genome includes a window with the following:
- a CDS encoding 3-hydroxybutyryl-CoA dehydrogenase translates to MTIDIRKVGVIGAGQMGSGIAQVCAIAGYDVALNDLSEERVNAGLATISGGLQRQVSKSHLSEDDRQAAEARIKPALTFDALGDCDLVIEAATENETVKRKIFVDLCPALKSDAIIGTNTSSISVTRLAAATDRPERFIGIHFMNPVPVMQLVEIIRGIATEDPTFKATQAFVARLGKTATLAEDFPAFIVNRILLPMINEAIYTLYEGVGSVESIDTAMRLGANHPMGPLQLADFIGLDTCLAIMQVLHDGLADSKYRPCPLLVKYVEAGWLGRKTRRGFYDYRGEKPTPTR, encoded by the coding sequence ATGACGATCGATATTCGCAAGGTTGGCGTCATTGGTGCCGGCCAGATGGGCAGCGGCATCGCGCAGGTGTGCGCCATCGCGGGATACGACGTTGCCCTCAACGACCTCAGCGAAGAGCGCGTGAACGCCGGCCTCGCCACCATCAGCGGCGGCTTGCAGCGCCAGGTGAGCAAGAGCCATCTGAGCGAAGACGACCGACAGGCCGCGGAGGCTCGCATCAAGCCCGCGCTCACATTCGATGCCTTGGGCGACTGCGACCTGGTCATCGAGGCTGCTACCGAGAACGAAACGGTAAAGCGCAAGATCTTCGTGGACCTGTGCCCGGCGCTCAAATCCGATGCGATCATCGGCACGAACACGTCATCGATCTCGGTGACGCGCCTCGCCGCTGCGACAGATCGTCCCGAGCGCTTCATCGGCATCCACTTCATGAATCCCGTGCCCGTGATGCAGCTCGTGGAGATCATCCGCGGTATCGCGACCGAGGATCCGACCTTCAAAGCCACGCAGGCCTTCGTCGCGCGGCTGGGCAAGACGGCAACGCTGGCGGAAGACTTCCCCGCCTTCATCGTCAACCGTATCCTCCTGCCGATGATCAATGAGGCGATCTACACCCTCTATGAGGGCGTCGGGTCCGTGGAATCGATCGACACGGCCATGCGTCTCGGCGCCAACCACCCCATGGGACCATTGCAGCTCGCCGATTTCATCGGCCTCGACACCTGCCTCGCCATCATGCAGGTGCTGCACGATGGACTCGCCGATTCCAAATACCGGCCCTGCCCGCTCCTGGTGAAATATGTCGAGGCGGGCTGGCTTGGGCGCAAAACCCGCCGCGGCTTCTATGACTACAGGGGCGAAAAGCCGACACCGACGCGCTGA
- a CDS encoding FAD-binding protein — protein sequence MTTLLVADHDDAGVKDGTVRALTAARELGAPVHVLVAGEGARAAAEAAAKLEGVEKVLLVEAPVYAHDLAEPLADLIVSLAGGYDAIVAAASTSGKNVLPRVAALLDVAQISDVTKVLGPKSFEHPIYAGNAIETVETAEPKIVLTVRTATFAAAKEGGAAAPVESAGAAADPALSAFKGEQVATSDRPELGSAKIIVSGGRALGSSENFTKVIEPLADKLGAAIGASRAAVDAGYAPNDWQVGQTGKVVAPDLYVAVGISGAIQHLAGMKDSKVIVAINKDEEAPIFQVADYGLVGDLFTLVPELAEELGKAGK from the coding sequence ATGACGACATTGCTTGTCGCCGACCATGACGATGCCGGCGTGAAGGACGGCACGGTCCGCGCCCTCACGGCGGCGCGGGAACTGGGCGCTCCGGTGCATGTGCTGGTTGCCGGTGAAGGCGCGCGGGCCGCCGCCGAAGCCGCGGCGAAGCTCGAGGGCGTGGAGAAGGTGCTGCTCGTCGAGGCGCCAGTCTATGCCCATGACCTGGCCGAGCCCCTGGCCGACCTCATCGTGAGCCTGGCGGGGGGCTATGACGCGATCGTCGCGGCGGCCTCCACCTCGGGCAAGAACGTGCTGCCGCGGGTGGCGGCACTCCTCGACGTGGCGCAGATCTCGGACGTGACGAAGGTGCTGGGGCCGAAGAGCTTCGAGCACCCGATCTATGCCGGCAACGCCATCGAGACGGTTGAGACGGCGGAGCCGAAGATCGTGCTGACGGTGCGCACGGCGACCTTCGCGGCGGCGAAGGAGGGCGGCGCTGCGGCGCCGGTCGAGAGCGCTGGCGCGGCGGCGGATCCGGCGCTGTCGGCCTTCAAGGGCGAGCAGGTGGCGACCAGCGACCGGCCCGAGCTTGGTTCGGCGAAGATCATCGTGTCGGGTGGCCGGGCGCTCGGCTCCTCGGAGAACTTCACCAAGGTCATCGAGCCGCTGGCGGACAAGCTCGGCGCGGCGATCGGCGCCTCGCGCGCGGCGGTTGATGCCGGCTACGCGCCGAACGACTGGCAGGTCGGCCAGACCGGCAAGGTCGTGGCGCCGGATCTCTATGTGGCGGTGGGCATCTCCGGCGCCATCCAGCATCTGGCTGGCATGAAGGACTCAAAGGTCATCGTCGCCATCAACAAGGACGAGGAGGCGCCCATCTTCCAGGTCGCCGACTACGGCCTCGTCGGCGACCTCTTCACCCTCGTCCCCGAACTCGCAGAGGAACTCGGTAAAGCGGGGAAGTAG
- a CDS encoding electron transfer flavoprotein subunit beta/FixA family protein, with product MKILVPVKRVVDYNVKIRVKGDGSGVDLANVKMSMNPFDEIAVEEALRLKEAGKASEVVAVSIGPAQAAETIRTALAMGADRGILVKADGRVEPLAVAKLLKAIVAQEEPGLVILGKQAIDDDANQTGQMLAALLGWAQGTFASKVEIGEGTVDVTREVDGGLQTVGLKLPAIVTTDLRLNEPRYASLPNIMKAKKKPLDETTPEALGVDVTPRVTVVKTSEPAGRKAGVKVGSVAELVGKLKNEAGVL from the coding sequence ATGAAGATCCTTGTGCCAGTGAAGCGAGTGGTGGACTACAACGTGAAGATCCGGGTCAAGGGCGACGGGTCTGGCGTTGATCTGGCGAATGTGAAGATGTCGATGAACCCGTTCGACGAGATCGCGGTCGAGGAAGCGCTGCGGTTGAAGGAAGCGGGGAAGGCGAGCGAGGTGGTCGCGGTGTCGATCGGGCCGGCGCAGGCGGCGGAGACGATCCGCACGGCGCTGGCGATGGGGGCGGACCGCGGCATTCTCGTCAAGGCGGACGGCCGCGTCGAGCCGTTGGCGGTGGCGAAGCTTCTCAAGGCGATCGTCGCCCAGGAAGAGCCCGGCCTCGTCATTCTCGGCAAGCAGGCGATCGACGACGATGCCAACCAGACGGGCCAGATGCTGGCGGCGCTGCTCGGCTGGGCGCAGGGCACCTTCGCCTCCAAGGTCGAGATCGGCGAGGGCACGGTCGATGTGACCCGTGAGGTCGACGGCGGCCTGCAGACGGTCGGCCTGAAGCTGCCGGCGATCGTGACGACGGATCTCAGGCTGAACGAGCCGCGCTATGCCTCGCTGCCGAACATCATGAAGGCGAAGAAGAAGCCGCTCGACGAGACGACGCCGGAGGCGCTTGGCGTCGACGTGACGCCGCGGGTGACGGTCGTCAAGACGAGCGAGCCGGCGGGCCGCAAGGCGGGCGTGAAGGTCGGCTCGGTGGCCGAGCTCGTCGGCAAGCTGAAGAACGAGGCGGGAGTGCTCTGA
- a CDS encoding rhomboid family intramembrane serine protease, with translation MFVPLYDGVPMRNIRVPYVTYAILIVSTLIYGVVALDRLPMPETSITAAFGLIPAVFFGDVVLPEELSLVPVYATPVTSLFLHVGFLHLLGNMLFLFVFGDNVEDALGHFRFLLFFALCGAASGLAYAFSVPDSERPLVGASGAVSGVISAYLILHPRVRVWGLFFFRIPLHLRAYWAIGFWLLIQIAQIWINADDSVGWVAHVGGFAAGIILVIILRRKNQPLLGAGDGPQLTGDV, from the coding sequence ATGTTCGTTCCCCTTTATGACGGCGTGCCGATGCGCAATATCCGCGTACCCTATGTGACATACGCGATCCTGATCGTCTCGACGCTGATATACGGCGTGGTGGCACTCGACAGGCTGCCCATGCCTGAAACGTCGATAACGGCTGCCTTCGGGCTCATACCGGCTGTGTTTTTCGGCGATGTGGTGTTACCCGAAGAGCTGTCCCTGGTGCCGGTCTACGCGACCCCTGTCACCAGCCTGTTTCTGCACGTCGGCTTCCTGCACCTCCTGGGCAACATGTTGTTCCTGTTCGTTTTCGGGGACAACGTGGAGGATGCCCTGGGGCATTTTCGCTTCCTCCTGTTCTTTGCGCTGTGCGGCGCCGCGAGTGGTCTGGCCTACGCCTTTTCCGTGCCCGACTCCGAACGACCGCTGGTCGGGGCGTCGGGGGCAGTCTCGGGCGTCATCTCGGCCTATCTCATTCTTCATCCGCGCGTGCGCGTATGGGGATTGTTCTTCTTCCGCATCCCTCTGCACCTCAGGGCATATTGGGCGATCGGCTTCTGGCTTCTGATCCAGATCGCGCAAATCTGGATCAACGCCGATGACTCCGTGGGCTGGGTCGCGCATGTCGGCGGGTTTGCCGCCGGTATCATCCTCGTCATCATCCTGCGTCGCAAAAACCAACCCCTCTTGGGTGCAGGCGATGGTCCACAACTGACGGGCGATGTTTGA
- a CDS encoding cob(I)yrinic acid a,c-diamide adenosyltransferase yields MVRLNRIYTKTGDDGSTGLARGPRRRKHDLRVDAYGTVDETNAAIGIVRLAALPPELDVILANIQNDLFDLGADLATPPEDGQPESDGMALRVTAGQVSRLEEDIDRLNADLPALRSFVLPGGAPAAAHLHVARTICRRAERLVVALADTPGEIVSGEAMMYINRLSDLLFVAARFINHAGPGDVLWVPGQNR; encoded by the coding sequence ATGGTCCGGCTCAATCGCATTTATACAAAAACCGGTGACGACGGATCGACTGGCCTCGCGCGCGGCCCGCGCCGCCGCAAGCATGATCTGCGCGTGGACGCCTACGGGACCGTCGATGAGACCAACGCCGCGATTGGTATCGTGCGGCTCGCCGCGCTACCGCCGGAGCTGGATGTAATTCTGGCTAACATCCAGAACGATCTCTTCGATCTCGGCGCAGACCTCGCTACACCTCCCGAGGACGGGCAGCCGGAAAGCGATGGCATGGCGCTACGCGTTACGGCGGGCCAGGTGTCCCGGCTGGAAGAAGACATCGACCGGTTGAATGCTGATCTGCCGGCGCTCCGCTCCTTTGTATTGCCCGGCGGCGCTCCCGCAGCAGCCCATCTGCATGTGGCCCGCACGATTTGCCGACGCGCCGAGCGGCTTGTCGTCGCCCTGGCCGATACGCCGGGGGAGATCGTCTCCGGTGAAGCGATGATGTATATAAATCGCCTGTCGGACCTTCTTTTCGTCGCCGCGCGCTTTATCAACCATGCAGGGCCCGGCGACGTGCTGTGGGTACCCGGCCAGAACCGCTGA
- a CDS encoding acyloxyacyl hydrolase, with amino-acid sequence MRFLLALMIAAAFCGPAISSSLAADLPAKQTEITTSTPPPASILQPRFLSEVRFGVSAQDPWSPEDGSVNITGELLTGKLFQADNATLDLFIPRFHIGGSANTAGATSFAYAGFTWTVPITSQLFVEASVGGAIHNGKSGDNVGPNRVALGCSPLFRESASIGWRFDEHWSVMATVEHLSNAGLCDQNRGLTNVGARVAYSF; translated from the coding sequence ATGCGATTTCTATTGGCGCTTATGATCGCAGCGGCCTTTTGCGGCCCAGCCATCTCCTCCAGCCTTGCCGCTGACCTCCCGGCGAAGCAGACGGAAATCACGACGTCAACTCCGCCGCCGGCATCGATTCTCCAGCCTCGTTTCCTGTCCGAAGTCCGCTTCGGCGTGAGCGCCCAGGATCCGTGGAGCCCGGAAGACGGGTCCGTGAACATCACGGGCGAACTGTTGACCGGCAAGCTGTTCCAGGCCGACAACGCGACGCTCGACCTCTTCATTCCACGTTTCCATATTGGCGGCAGCGCCAATACCGCGGGCGCCACCAGCTTCGCATATGCCGGCTTCACCTGGACTGTGCCGATCACATCCCAGCTTTTCGTCGAGGCGAGCGTCGGCGGCGCGATCCACAACGGCAAGTCGGGTGACAATGTGGGGCCGAATCGCGTTGCCCTGGGCTGTTCACCGCTCTTCCGCGAATCAGCGTCCATCGGTTGGCGGTTTGATGAACACTGGAGCGTCATGGCGACAGTCGAACATCTTTCGAACGCCGGCCTTTGCGACCAGAACCGGGGTTTGACCAACGTCGGGGCGCGCGTCGCCTATAGCTTCTGA
- a CDS encoding twin transmembrane helix small protein: MAFAVPIALGAVAVVLVLGLTNMMRGGSGERSQKLMQLRVLLQLVAVLVIMGIVWMRGS; this comes from the coding sequence ATGGCCTTCGCGGTCCCTATCGCACTCGGCGCGGTCGCCGTCGTGCTCGTGCTCGGCCTGACCAACATGATGCGCGGCGGTAGCGGCGAGCGATCACAGAAGCTCATGCAGCTGCGCGTCCTGCTGCAGCTCGTGGCGGTCCTCGTTATCATGGGCATCGTCTGGATGCGCGGCAGCTGA